In Haloimpatiens massiliensis, the following are encoded in one genomic region:
- a CDS encoding ATP-binding protein: protein MKNIMSVYPFTAIVGQENMKKALILNVINPSLGGVLIRGEKGTAKSTAVRALAELLPEKTQVEGCIFGCNPQDKSTMCAKCCEKASAGKKLSEVKEKMKVVDLPVSATEDRVVGTLDIEYAIKKGEKKFEPGILAEANRNILYVDEVNLLDDHVVDVLLDSAAMGVNTIEREGVSFSHPAKFILVGTMNPEEGDLRPQLLDRFGMVVDVIGERDNDKRVQVIKRRLEYEKDKEAFISSYNEEQQKLRDKILKAKEVLKEVIFDDKILEMAASISIEMDVDGHRADISMIKTAITIAAFNGRYKVNSKDMIEAAELTLPHRMRRKPFEEGVINFSRVEEIINEIAMA from the coding sequence ATGAAAAATATAATGAGTGTTTATCCATTTACAGCAATTGTTGGACAGGAAAATATGAAGAAGGCGTTGATACTTAATGTTATAAATCCATCTCTTGGAGGAGTTTTAATTAGAGGAGAGAAGGGAACGGCTAAATCTACAGCAGTTCGCGCTTTAGCAGAGCTTTTACCAGAAAAAACACAGGTTGAAGGATGTATTTTTGGATGTAATCCTCAGGATAAAAGTACTATGTGTGCGAAATGTTGTGAAAAAGCATCGGCAGGTAAAAAATTAAGTGAAGTTAAGGAAAAAATGAAAGTGGTAGATTTACCTGTTAGTGCTACAGAGGATAGGGTAGTAGGTACTTTAGATATTGAATATGCAATTAAAAAGGGGGAAAAGAAATTTGAGCCAGGAATTTTAGCTGAGGCAAACAGAAATATTCTTTATGTTGACGAAGTAAATCTTCTGGATGATCATGTAGTGGATGTTTTATTAGATTCTGCAGCTATGGGTGTAAATACCATAGAAAGAGAAGGGGTATCTTTTTCTCATCCAGCAAAATTTATTCTTGTAGGTACTATGAATCCAGAGGAAGGAGATTTAAGACCTCAACTTTTAGATAGATTTGGCATGGTGGTTGATGTAATAGGAGAAAGGGATAATGACAAAAGAGTTCAAGTAATAAAAAGAAGACTTGAATATGAAAAGGATAAAGAAGCTTTTATATCAAGCTATAATGAAGAACAGCAGAAGTTAAGAGATAAAATTTTAAAAGCGAAAGAAGTTCTTAAAGAAGTAATTTTTGATGATAAAATACTGGAAATGGCTGCATCCATAAGTATAGAAATGGATGTAGATGGTCACAGAGCAGATATAAGTATGATTAAAACTGCAATAACAATAGCTGCCTTTAATGGTAGATATAAAGTTAATAGCAAAGATATGATAGAAGCAGCAGAACTTACACTTCCACATAGAATGAGAAGAAAACCATTTGAAGAAGGTGTTATAAACTTTTCCAGAGTGGAAGAAATAATAAATGAAATAGCAATGGCTTAA